The following proteins are co-located in the Poecile atricapillus isolate bPoeAtr1 chromosome 20, bPoeAtr1.hap1, whole genome shotgun sequence genome:
- the LOC131586792 gene encoding centrosome-associated protein 350-like isoform X1 translates to MLIAISNGKETSPSDKHHERELPEDDKAETSSLSQKYPGDVLDGGCTDHLPSFIPADEANVSRTESVHSSQSENPSEGVDEPHPSASQSCSRNKPCSQVIPALGNDAAASPLHTDASSSSDKGRPPMDEDTLSEMLCPVDEVLSSGSADLPSSNKKDLSFQSEDLPPPPPLGADAMKNGDPASSTDDFPSPLEQITGSESTQGMDEDISLEMDALPPLPDNTVPEELPLLSTETSGAFSTRDVCLSGQSTFTAHSSCLSENQHGEQEMALQHLGFLPVSNIDSSGGSKSPEFPMKQHKMYEKLSTEEDSDDPLSSFETGDKLLVKQSQPRTLMFESQTHFGSGHWAGVALDKAEGDNAGIYEGVKYLDCAQHCGVFVTPDEISHLLGVNKNSSSYMENEDSDSFHDDEDSLKGDYKYSEDDEQIVGFAEEKAEDTKSAGGSEAKENQSGLHSALLPGKGQKFPHSNQCNCNELLCQKNLTCLGSDNEKTELAQIKQTVFADALPKKSKTDEVNTSKNICCLVEDQKRIKLADDIASDLSKKLLFDILIAFSETAQHKYKNAFEKGMMNYGKGLRQEDNQKPFLLKENLVAALSEPSAKVSDVLQGDFDTLCIHGCHTATDRIVTKFIDDAVKEYKKIKRKHRSKEDKVLHLSPETSPTTLPLLSKILDAGVFGSSEDFDQPNSDQNMLVRQTQKQYLCKLDQWHSAPWKKTVEVPLVIPHNSSHVKNLSAFAVEELWTPENINSNFRNINVPKYLEYNDHPRNDLEAESKRMYNQVIFDLSHELLCAEYPVTAKPNMFPWMKKNVGSHCSRHLCRRMDVSDVKTFVQGEIIKIMNLEKNDLEMKRKVLNMTKYGNCKRDRVDLILIQELRKEESQWTSYGDDELTVKMRMTETIFDSLILDTIRVLNKIYLKKACFKGDCAPPFFF, encoded by the exons ATGCTGATAGCAATAAGCAATGGAAAGGAAACATCACCTAGTGACAAACACCATGAACGTGAGCTGCCTGAAGATGACAAAGCTGAGACTTCATCCCTCTCCCAGAAATACCCCGGAGATGTGTTGGATGGTGGCTGCACTGATCACTTGCCTTCTTTCATCCCAGCAGATGAAGCAAATGTCTCCAGAACAGAGTCAGTGCATTCCTCCCAGTCTGAAAACCCTTCTGAGGGAGTGGATGAGCCACACCCAAGTGCCTCacaaagctgcagcagaaaCAAACCCTGTTCTCAGGTGATCCCAGCACTGGGGAATGATGCAGCTGCCAGCCCTTTACACACTGATGCAAGCTCCAGTAGTGATAAGGGTCGCCCTCCAATGGATGAGGATACCTTGtctgaaatgctgtgtcctGTGGATGAAGTATTGTCCTCTGGAAGTGCTGACTTGCCATCCTCTAACAAAAAAGATTTGTCATTTCAAAGTGAagatcttcctcctcctccccctttaGGTGCAGATGCAATGAAAAATGGTGATCCTGCCTCCAGCACAGATGATTTCCCATCTCCACTGGAACAAATTACAGGCTCAGAGTCTACTCAGGGCATGGATGAAGATATATCACTGGAAATGGATGCATTACCCCCATTACCTGATAACACTGTGCCTGAAGAACTTCCCCTGCTCAGTACAGAGACAAGTGGTGCTTTTTCAACTCGGGATGTTTGTCTCTCAGGACAATCTACATTTACAGCTCATTCCAGCTGTTTGTCAGAAAACCAGCATGGAGAACAGGAGATGGCTTTGCAGCATTTGGGGTTTCTGCCTGTGTCAAATATAGATTCTTCTGGTGGAAGTAAAAGTCCTGAATTCCCAATGAAACAACACAAAATGTATGAAAAGCTGAGCACTGAGGAGGACAGTGATGACCCATTATCATCATTTGAAACTGGGGACAAATTGTTGGTAAAGCAGAGCCAGCCTCGGACTCTGATGTTCGAAAGCCAGACTCATTTTGGCAGTGGCCATTGGGCTGGTGTTGCACTGGACAAAGCTGAAGGTGACAATGCTGGAATTTATGAAGGGGTGAAGTATTTGGACTGTGCACAGCATTGTGGGGTCTTTGTCACACCTGATGAGATTTCACACCTGTTGGGGGTTAACAAAAATAGTTCCAGTTACATGGAAAATGAGGACTCTGACTCCTTCCATGATGATGAAGACTCCCTCAAAGGAGACTACAAGTATTCTGAAGATGATGAGCAGATAGTGGGGTTTgcagaggaaaaagcagaagacaCAAAGAGTGCAGGAGgttcagaagcaaaagaaaaccagtCTGGGCTACACAGTGCCTTGCTGCCTGGAAAAGGGCAAAAGTTTCCCCATTCCAACCAGTGTAACTGTAATGAACTCCTCTGTCAAAAGAACTTAACGTGCTTGGGATCAGACAATGAAAAAACAGAACTGgcacaaataaaacaaactgtATTTGCAGATGCTCTTCCAAAGAAAAGCAAGACAGATGAGGTAAACacaagcaaaaatatttgttgctTGGTAGAGGATcagaaaagaattaaacttgCTGATGATATTGCAAGTGATCTCAGTAAAAAACTTCTGTTTgacattttaattgcattttctgaaacAGCTcaacacaaatataaaaatgcctttgaaaaaGGCATGATGAATTATGGCAAAGGCCTAAGGCAAGAAGACAATCAGAAACCATTTCTCCTCAAAGAAAATTTAGTTGCTGCCTTATCTGAACCATCAGCAAAGGTTTCTGATGTTTTACAGGGTGATTTTGATACACTTTGCATTCATGGTTGTCACACAGCAACAGACAGAATTGTAACTAAATTTATAGATGATGCAGTTAAAGAATATaagaagattaaaagaaaacacagatcaAAAGAAGACAAGGTACTTCATTTATCTCCAGAGACTTCTCCAACCACTTTGCCT CTACTTTCAAAAATCCTTGATGCTGGAGTTTTTGGAAGCTCTGAAGATTTTGATCAGCCTAATTCTGACCAAAACATGCTGGTGAGACAGACACAAAAGCAATACTTGTGCAAATTAGACCAGTGGCACTCAGCTCCTTGGAAGAAAACTGTGGAAGTTCCTCTTGTGATACCACATAACAGTTCTCATGTTAAAAATTTGTCTGCATTTGCTGTGGAAGAATTATGGACCCCAGAGAACATAAAttcaaatttcaggaacatcaatGTGCCAAAGTACTTGGAATATAATGATCACCCAAGGAATGATTTGGAAGCAGAAAGCAAGAGGATGTATAATCAG GTTATATTTGATTTGAGTCATGAGTTGCTGTGTGCAGAATATCCAGTGACTGCCAAGCCAAATATGTTCCCatggatgaaaaaaaatgtaggaTCTCACTGTTCCAGGCATCTCTGCAGAAGGATGGATGTCAGTGATGTCAAG ACATTTGTTCAGggtgaaattattaaaataatgaacCTGGAAAAGAATGActtagaaatgaaaagaaaagtCCTAAATATGACCAAATATGGAAACTGTAAGAGAGACAGAGTGGACCTTATTCTG ATCCAGGAGCTCCGCAAAGAAGAATCTCAGTGGACTTCCTATGGTGATGATGAATTAACAGTGAAGATGAGGATGACTGAAACCATATTTGACAGCTTGATCCTTGATACAATCAGAGTCCTTAATAAGATTTATCTGAAAAAAGCCTGTTTTAAAGGTGACTGTGCaccaccttttttcttttag
- the CCDC187 gene encoding coiled-coil domain-containing protein 187 — translation MANPSPGESLRIWASLSFQPSATLSVDSFEQDLGEGYSGGTELEDKHRSQLDILRQTSLLLAHKMKLQQKQQQHQLMVLREKAKQEVEKSHRFLRDLLQLDSEDSRNSKGSDPSVTRPYHAEQAQRGHWLEDDLAAGSNQEMSSLTHSALKIERDPSLVDSKILGGRKPRGGDHGQSLHGHHTLNLLSPWVNLPHRDTWDNSGESSEQASSDSQWSTAIPHFGGSSTFHGSSLAVVEQFLRGEELRARHQAMLLRLRRKALRERARAELAWLEHQRRVLENLQDSTGASAMAAKQHKILMELKEEQAEIQHLQNIHRAAHQERKLLLKRQSELLMMQHSTAQLQEKLHSFAGKQEVMKSGSKDSCVQLKHKKSKKYEGFSTENKESLVQHQKQVEEFPALEQSINAQDNIFLPLEPRNSAGMEPRATLFTRKGQKCLFLEPVLEEKPLLSNPDPKVNEDINPCGRKYPVKGLGMLPTWFHISYSQ, via the exons GTGAGGGATATTCTGGTGGCACAGAGCTGGAAGACAAACACAGGAGCCAGCTGGACATTTTGAGGCAAACCTCCCTACTGCTGGCTCACAAAATGAAG CTccagcagaaacagcagcagcatcagcttATGGTGCTgagggagaaagcaaagcaagaggTTGAGAAAAGCCACAGGTTTTTGAGGGACCTGCTACAGCTCGATTCAGAG gaCAGCAGGAATTCCAAAGGCAGTGATCCTTCTGTGACCAGACCGTACCACGcagagcaggcacagagagGACACTGGCTGGAAGATGACCTTGCTGCTGGCAG TAATCAAGAGATGAGTTCACTGACACACTCTGCACTGAAGATAGAAAGAGATCCCAGTCTGGTGGATTCCAAAATATTGGGAGGAAGAAAACCTCGAGGAGGAG ATCATGGGCAGTCACTGCACGGTCATCACACCTTGAATCTGTTGTCACCTTGGGTGAATCTGCCCCACAGAGACACCTGGGACAACTCTGGAGAGAGCAGTGAGCAGGCCAGCTCTGACAGCCAG tGGAGCACAGCCATTCCACACTTCGGAGGCTCCAGCACCTTCCATGGTTCCAGCCTGGCCGTGGTGGAGCAGTTTCtgaggggagaggagctgcGGGCTCGGCACCAGGCCATGCTCCTGCGGCTCCGGAGAAAGGCTCTGCGGGAGAGGGCCAGGGCCGAGCTGGCCTGGCTGGAGCACCAGAGACG TGTTCTGGAAAACCTGCAGGATAGTACTGGAGCCTCTGCCATGGcagcaaagcagcacaaaatCCTGATGGAGCTGAAAGAGGAGCAG GCAGAAATCCAGCACTTGCAAAACATCCACAGGGCAGCCCATCAAGAAAGGAAGCTTTTATTAAAGCGGCAGTCAGAACTCTTAATGATGCAGCATTCAACAGCACAACTCCAGGAAAAGCTGCACAGTTTTGCTGGGAAGCAGGAGGTTATGAAGTCAGGGAGTAAAGACAGTTGTGTCCAGCTAAAGCATAAAAAGAGCAAGAAGTATGAGGG ATTTTCTACTGAGAACAAGGAATCACTGGTACAACATCAGAAACAGGTGGAGGAGTTCCCAGCTTTGGAGCAGTCCATTAATGCTCAGGATAATATTTTCTTACCTCTGGAACCTAGAAATTCAGCTGGAATGGAACCTAGAGCCACACTCTTTACAAGAAAAGGCCAAAAGTGTCTATTTCTG GAACCTGTGCTGGAGGAAAAGCCACTTCTTTCTAACCCTGATCCTAAAGTTAATGAAGATATTAATCCTTGTGGCAGAAAGTACCCAGTGAAAGGCTTGGGGATGCTTCCTACTTGGT TTCATATTTCTTACTCTCAGTAG
- the LOC131586792 gene encoding centrosome-associated protein 350-like isoform X3, which produces MLIAISNGKETSPSDKHHERELPEDDKAETSSLSQKYPGDVLDGGCTDHLPSFIPADEANVSRTESVHSSQSENPSEGVDEPHPSASQSCSRNKPCSQVIPALGNDAAASPLHTDASSSSDKGRPPMDEDTLSEMLCPVDEVLSSGSADLPSSNKKDLSFQSEDLPPPPPLGADAMKNGDPASSTDDFPSPLEQITGSESTQGMDEDISLEMDALPPLPDNTVPEELPLLSTETSGAFSTRDVCLSGQSTFTAHSSCLSENQHGEQEMALQHLGFLPVSNIDSSGGSKSPEFPMKQHKMYEKLSTEEDSDDPLSSFETGDKLLVKQSQPRTLMFESQTHFGSGHWAGVALDKAEGDNAGIYEGVKYLDCAQHCGVFVTPDEISHLLGVNKNSSSYMENEDSDSFHDDEDSLKGDYKYSEDDEQIVGFAEEKAEDTKSAGGSEAKENQSGLHSALLPGKGQKFPHSNQCNCNELLCQKNLTCLGSDNEKTELAQIKQTVFADALPKKSKTDEGDFDTLCIHGCHTATDRIVTKFIDDAVKEYKKIKRKHRSKEDKVLHLSPETSPTTLPLLSKILDAGVFGSSEDFDQPNSDQNMLVRQTQKQYLCKLDQWHSAPWKKTVEVPLVIPHNSSHVKNLSAFAVEELWTPENINSNFRNINVPKYLEYNDHPRNDLEAESKRMYNQVIFDLSHELLCAEYPVTAKPNMFPWMKKNVGSHCSRHLCRRMDVSDVKTFVQGEIIKIMNLEKNDLEMKRKVLNMTKYGNCKRDRVDLILIQELRKEESQWTSYGDDELTVKMRMTETIFDSLILDTIRVLNKIYLKKACFKGDCAPPFFF; this is translated from the exons ATGCTGATAGCAATAAGCAATGGAAAGGAAACATCACCTAGTGACAAACACCATGAACGTGAGCTGCCTGAAGATGACAAAGCTGAGACTTCATCCCTCTCCCAGAAATACCCCGGAGATGTGTTGGATGGTGGCTGCACTGATCACTTGCCTTCTTTCATCCCAGCAGATGAAGCAAATGTCTCCAGAACAGAGTCAGTGCATTCCTCCCAGTCTGAAAACCCTTCTGAGGGAGTGGATGAGCCACACCCAAGTGCCTCacaaagctgcagcagaaaCAAACCCTGTTCTCAGGTGATCCCAGCACTGGGGAATGATGCAGCTGCCAGCCCTTTACACACTGATGCAAGCTCCAGTAGTGATAAGGGTCGCCCTCCAATGGATGAGGATACCTTGtctgaaatgctgtgtcctGTGGATGAAGTATTGTCCTCTGGAAGTGCTGACTTGCCATCCTCTAACAAAAAAGATTTGTCATTTCAAAGTGAagatcttcctcctcctccccctttaGGTGCAGATGCAATGAAAAATGGTGATCCTGCCTCCAGCACAGATGATTTCCCATCTCCACTGGAACAAATTACAGGCTCAGAGTCTACTCAGGGCATGGATGAAGATATATCACTGGAAATGGATGCATTACCCCCATTACCTGATAACACTGTGCCTGAAGAACTTCCCCTGCTCAGTACAGAGACAAGTGGTGCTTTTTCAACTCGGGATGTTTGTCTCTCAGGACAATCTACATTTACAGCTCATTCCAGCTGTTTGTCAGAAAACCAGCATGGAGAACAGGAGATGGCTTTGCAGCATTTGGGGTTTCTGCCTGTGTCAAATATAGATTCTTCTGGTGGAAGTAAAAGTCCTGAATTCCCAATGAAACAACACAAAATGTATGAAAAGCTGAGCACTGAGGAGGACAGTGATGACCCATTATCATCATTTGAAACTGGGGACAAATTGTTGGTAAAGCAGAGCCAGCCTCGGACTCTGATGTTCGAAAGCCAGACTCATTTTGGCAGTGGCCATTGGGCTGGTGTTGCACTGGACAAAGCTGAAGGTGACAATGCTGGAATTTATGAAGGGGTGAAGTATTTGGACTGTGCACAGCATTGTGGGGTCTTTGTCACACCTGATGAGATTTCACACCTGTTGGGGGTTAACAAAAATAGTTCCAGTTACATGGAAAATGAGGACTCTGACTCCTTCCATGATGATGAAGACTCCCTCAAAGGAGACTACAAGTATTCTGAAGATGATGAGCAGATAGTGGGGTTTgcagaggaaaaagcagaagacaCAAAGAGTGCAGGAGgttcagaagcaaaagaaaaccagtCTGGGCTACACAGTGCCTTGCTGCCTGGAAAAGGGCAAAAGTTTCCCCATTCCAACCAGTGTAACTGTAATGAACTCCTCTGTCAAAAGAACTTAACGTGCTTGGGATCAGACAATGAAAAAACAGAACTGgcacaaataaaacaaactgtATTTGCAGATGCTCTTCCAAAGAAAAGCAAGACAGATGAG GGTGATTTTGATACACTTTGCATTCATGGTTGTCACACAGCAACAGACAGAATTGTAACTAAATTTATAGATGATGCAGTTAAAGAATATaagaagattaaaagaaaacacagatcaAAAGAAGACAAGGTACTTCATTTATCTCCAGAGACTTCTCCAACCACTTTGCCT CTACTTTCAAAAATCCTTGATGCTGGAGTTTTTGGAAGCTCTGAAGATTTTGATCAGCCTAATTCTGACCAAAACATGCTGGTGAGACAGACACAAAAGCAATACTTGTGCAAATTAGACCAGTGGCACTCAGCTCCTTGGAAGAAAACTGTGGAAGTTCCTCTTGTGATACCACATAACAGTTCTCATGTTAAAAATTTGTCTGCATTTGCTGTGGAAGAATTATGGACCCCAGAGAACATAAAttcaaatttcaggaacatcaatGTGCCAAAGTACTTGGAATATAATGATCACCCAAGGAATGATTTGGAAGCAGAAAGCAAGAGGATGTATAATCAG GTTATATTTGATTTGAGTCATGAGTTGCTGTGTGCAGAATATCCAGTGACTGCCAAGCCAAATATGTTCCCatggatgaaaaaaaatgtaggaTCTCACTGTTCCAGGCATCTCTGCAGAAGGATGGATGTCAGTGATGTCAAG ACATTTGTTCAGggtgaaattattaaaataatgaacCTGGAAAAGAATGActtagaaatgaaaagaaaagtCCTAAATATGACCAAATATGGAAACTGTAAGAGAGACAGAGTGGACCTTATTCTG ATCCAGGAGCTCCGCAAAGAAGAATCTCAGTGGACTTCCTATGGTGATGATGAATTAACAGTGAAGATGAGGATGACTGAAACCATATTTGACAGCTTGATCCTTGATACAATCAGAGTCCTTAATAAGATTTATCTGAAAAAAGCCTGTTTTAAAGGTGACTGTGCaccaccttttttcttttag
- the LOC131586792 gene encoding centrosome-associated protein 350-like isoform X2, translating into MLIAISNGKETSPSDKHHERELPEDDKAETSSLSQKYPGDVLDGGCTDHLPSFIPADEANVSRTESVHSSQSENPSEGVDEPHPSASQSCSRNKPCSQVIPALGNDAAASPLHTDASSSSDKGRPPMDEDTLSEMLCPVDEVLSSGSADLPSSNKKDLSFQSEDLPPPPPLGADAMKNGDPASSTDDFPSPLEQITGSESTQGMDEDISLEMDALPPLPDNTVPEELPLLSTETSGAFSTRDVCLSGQSTFTAHSSCLSENQHGEQEMALQHLGFLPVSNIDSSGGSKSPEFPMKQHKMYEKLSTEEDSDDPLSSFETGDKLLVKQSQPRTLMFESQTHFGSGHWAGVALDKAEGDNAGIYEGVKYLDCAQHCGVFVTPDEISHLLGVNKNSSSYMENEDSDSFHDDEDSLKGDYKYSEDDEQIVGFAEEKAEDTKSAGGSEAKENQSGLHSALLPGKGQKFPHSNQCNCNELLCQKNLTCLGSDNEKTELAQIKQTVFADALPKKSKTDEVNTSKNICCLVEDQKRIKLADDIASDLSKKLLFDILIAFSETAQHKYKNAFEKGMMNYGKGLRQEDNQKPFLLKENLVAALSEPSAKVSDVLQGDFDTLCIHGCHTATDRIVTKFIDDAVKEYKKIKRKHRSKEDKVLHLSPETSPTTLPLLSKILDAGVFGSSEDFDQPNSDQNMLVRQTQKQYLCKLDQWHSAPWKKTVEVPLVIPHNSSHVKNLSAFAVEELWTPENINSNFRNINVPKYLEYNDHPRNDLEAESKRMYNQVIFDLSHELLCAEYPVTAKPNMFPWMKKNVGSHCSRHLCRRMDVSDVKIQELRKEESQWTSYGDDELTVKMRMTETIFDSLILDTIRVLNKIYLKKACFKGDCAPPFFF; encoded by the exons ATGCTGATAGCAATAAGCAATGGAAAGGAAACATCACCTAGTGACAAACACCATGAACGTGAGCTGCCTGAAGATGACAAAGCTGAGACTTCATCCCTCTCCCAGAAATACCCCGGAGATGTGTTGGATGGTGGCTGCACTGATCACTTGCCTTCTTTCATCCCAGCAGATGAAGCAAATGTCTCCAGAACAGAGTCAGTGCATTCCTCCCAGTCTGAAAACCCTTCTGAGGGAGTGGATGAGCCACACCCAAGTGCCTCacaaagctgcagcagaaaCAAACCCTGTTCTCAGGTGATCCCAGCACTGGGGAATGATGCAGCTGCCAGCCCTTTACACACTGATGCAAGCTCCAGTAGTGATAAGGGTCGCCCTCCAATGGATGAGGATACCTTGtctgaaatgctgtgtcctGTGGATGAAGTATTGTCCTCTGGAAGTGCTGACTTGCCATCCTCTAACAAAAAAGATTTGTCATTTCAAAGTGAagatcttcctcctcctccccctttaGGTGCAGATGCAATGAAAAATGGTGATCCTGCCTCCAGCACAGATGATTTCCCATCTCCACTGGAACAAATTACAGGCTCAGAGTCTACTCAGGGCATGGATGAAGATATATCACTGGAAATGGATGCATTACCCCCATTACCTGATAACACTGTGCCTGAAGAACTTCCCCTGCTCAGTACAGAGACAAGTGGTGCTTTTTCAACTCGGGATGTTTGTCTCTCAGGACAATCTACATTTACAGCTCATTCCAGCTGTTTGTCAGAAAACCAGCATGGAGAACAGGAGATGGCTTTGCAGCATTTGGGGTTTCTGCCTGTGTCAAATATAGATTCTTCTGGTGGAAGTAAAAGTCCTGAATTCCCAATGAAACAACACAAAATGTATGAAAAGCTGAGCACTGAGGAGGACAGTGATGACCCATTATCATCATTTGAAACTGGGGACAAATTGTTGGTAAAGCAGAGCCAGCCTCGGACTCTGATGTTCGAAAGCCAGACTCATTTTGGCAGTGGCCATTGGGCTGGTGTTGCACTGGACAAAGCTGAAGGTGACAATGCTGGAATTTATGAAGGGGTGAAGTATTTGGACTGTGCACAGCATTGTGGGGTCTTTGTCACACCTGATGAGATTTCACACCTGTTGGGGGTTAACAAAAATAGTTCCAGTTACATGGAAAATGAGGACTCTGACTCCTTCCATGATGATGAAGACTCCCTCAAAGGAGACTACAAGTATTCTGAAGATGATGAGCAGATAGTGGGGTTTgcagaggaaaaagcagaagacaCAAAGAGTGCAGGAGgttcagaagcaaaagaaaaccagtCTGGGCTACACAGTGCCTTGCTGCCTGGAAAAGGGCAAAAGTTTCCCCATTCCAACCAGTGTAACTGTAATGAACTCCTCTGTCAAAAGAACTTAACGTGCTTGGGATCAGACAATGAAAAAACAGAACTGgcacaaataaaacaaactgtATTTGCAGATGCTCTTCCAAAGAAAAGCAAGACAGATGAGGTAAACacaagcaaaaatatttgttgctTGGTAGAGGATcagaaaagaattaaacttgCTGATGATATTGCAAGTGATCTCAGTAAAAAACTTCTGTTTgacattttaattgcattttctgaaacAGCTcaacacaaatataaaaatgcctttgaaaaaGGCATGATGAATTATGGCAAAGGCCTAAGGCAAGAAGACAATCAGAAACCATTTCTCCTCAAAGAAAATTTAGTTGCTGCCTTATCTGAACCATCAGCAAAGGTTTCTGATGTTTTACAGGGTGATTTTGATACACTTTGCATTCATGGTTGTCACACAGCAACAGACAGAATTGTAACTAAATTTATAGATGATGCAGTTAAAGAATATaagaagattaaaagaaaacacagatcaAAAGAAGACAAGGTACTTCATTTATCTCCAGAGACTTCTCCAACCACTTTGCCT CTACTTTCAAAAATCCTTGATGCTGGAGTTTTTGGAAGCTCTGAAGATTTTGATCAGCCTAATTCTGACCAAAACATGCTGGTGAGACAGACACAAAAGCAATACTTGTGCAAATTAGACCAGTGGCACTCAGCTCCTTGGAAGAAAACTGTGGAAGTTCCTCTTGTGATACCACATAACAGTTCTCATGTTAAAAATTTGTCTGCATTTGCTGTGGAAGAATTATGGACCCCAGAGAACATAAAttcaaatttcaggaacatcaatGTGCCAAAGTACTTGGAATATAATGATCACCCAAGGAATGATTTGGAAGCAGAAAGCAAGAGGATGTATAATCAG GTTATATTTGATTTGAGTCATGAGTTGCTGTGTGCAGAATATCCAGTGACTGCCAAGCCAAATATGTTCCCatggatgaaaaaaaatgtaggaTCTCACTGTTCCAGGCATCTCTGCAGAAGGATGGATGTCAGTGATGTCAAG ATCCAGGAGCTCCGCAAAGAAGAATCTCAGTGGACTTCCTATGGTGATGATGAATTAACAGTGAAGATGAGGATGACTGAAACCATATTTGACAGCTTGATCCTTGATACAATCAGAGTCCTTAATAAGATTTATCTGAAAAAAGCCTGTTTTAAAGGTGACTGTGCaccaccttttttcttttag